In Hermetia illucens chromosome 1, iHerIll2.2.curated.20191125, whole genome shotgun sequence, one genomic interval encodes:
- the LOC119646373 gene encoding LOW QUALITY PROTEIN: xanthine dehydrogenase 2-like (The sequence of the model RefSeq protein was modified relative to this genomic sequence to represent the inferred CDS: deleted 1 base in 1 codon): protein MVSVSASNTFSGANSIFTGGSIGSETVCFGVQKACNELLTRMKPVRDKMGSPTWLQLVQRCYEEHVNLFSQQIHHAGDLEPYDTWGMSCTEIEVDILTGKWQITRVDILEDTGESLSPLIDVGQIEGGFVQGLGYWLMEKLVYDRQTGELTTFNSWEYHVPGAKDIPIDFRVKLFQKRPNRGGFLGSKTTGELGICLSISALFALRHALNSARKDVGIDEWYHLGAPTTIEDIVLAAGHTKRDFKLNI from the exons ATGGTGTCGGTTAGTGCTTCCAATACATTTAGTGGCGCCAACAGCATATTCACTGGCGGGAGCATAGGAAGTGAAACAGTTTGCTTT GGTGTTCAAAAGGCATGCAATGAATTACTCACTAGGATGAAACCCGTTCGAGAtaaaatgggaagtcctacttGGCTTCAACTAGTGCAGAGATGTTACGAAGAGCATGTCAACCTGTTTTCACAACAAATCCACCATGCTGGAGATTTGGAACCATACGATACATGGGGCATGTCCTGCACCGAAATC GAGGTAGATATTCTCACTGGTAAATGGCAAATAACACGGGTAGATATATTAGAAGATACTGGTGAAAGTTTAAGTCCACTCATTGATGTGGGACAGATTGAGGGTGGCTTCGTTCAAGGGTTGGGCTACTGGCTGATGGAAAAGCTTGTATACGATCGTCAAACAGGTGAACTGACGACGTTTAATTCATGGGAATACCATGTTCCTGGCGCTAAAGACATCCCTATCGACTTTCGTGTCAAGCTTTTTCAAAAGAGGCCGAATAGAGGAGGATTTTTAGGTTCAAAAA CAACTGGTGAACTGGGTATTTGTCTGTCAATTTCTGCACTATTTGCCTTAAGGCATGCATTAAACTCAGCGAGAAAAGATGTTGGCATCGACGAATGGTATCATCTCG GAGCCCCTACTACAATTGAAGATATTGTGTTGGCTGCTGGACATACAAAGAGagatttcaaattaaatatttaa